The following nucleotide sequence is from Salmo salar chromosome ssa08, Ssal_v3.1, whole genome shotgun sequence.
ggtcacatgaccaaagagctattgaaatttgaaagTTTGACAAATTCATGTAAAacgtgagatgaaaatggacaaatcaaagggtgtgcaatatagaagggtagtctggacattctgaaccttgtttgagtcaagtaggtcacatgacccaGGAGCATGTAATGAATGTAAAAAAAGTTTGTACTTTGTTTACActccctaactaattcaactaggaaaacaaaatgctgctcacatttACACATGTTTATAAGCTTTGGAACGCGAATTAATGTCCAGATCgtgaaaataagacctgtgcaatgttgtgccaatttttccaacatcatgacacttatttAGAGTGtgtggctcaagtggtttgaaagcgCGAATATTCCTCGAATATCCCATTttaaactgtctttacctcggtcgATAGCTTTGTTGTGGGAGAGGGTCTCTTTCAGGTGCAGACAGCATGAGTTTTCTGATGATTTTCTTACGGGTATTCTGCACTGTCTTTTGTCAGACACATAGACTTGTATGGGAGTCCAGACGGCAGCGTTAATTTTAGCCTTGTATTTTTACCCATTCCATGCATGAATGTTGTGAAATGTGACGATTTTGTATTTAATATTTAATGTGCCTAGTTAGCTGTCGTTCATTTTGTTACCTGTCCGGTCATTTAAAAAATGGCGTTGTTGCTTCATTAGTATGCCTCAGGTATAATGGTACAATAGTACACTCTCTAAGAAATATTGAGCACTTATTAGCAGATTATTAGTGTATTGGTGTACAACATTTATAAAACGAAATGTGAGTTTTTTGAAAATATGAACATTTATTGTACATTTTTGtacaatgtatttttttgttgatgCTTTTACTGCGGAGTTTGCTCAGAGCGTGATGAGGAGAGGCAAATATACTTGTATGGGAGTCCAGACGGCAGCATAAACTTTTGCCTTGTATTTGTACCCATTCCATGCAGTCGTTAAAAGAGAGACAACCGGCAGAATTGTTTCCAGGGCCTTGTCTTCCATCTACACCTTACAAGAACACAACGCATAAAGGTGCCGGTTACACTGGCATGCATCtaacattttttgttttgtttaccccaccaagatttacatgctaaaatcgccactgcccaAGGGTGAGTGATTTCACTGGGAGCCCCCCAGTGAGCAGGTCtgaagagagagatccagagaggatGCGTTTTAGTAAGGTAGGATTTATTGCTTTTATTGCTATGGTTATTAATTGTCTGCACTGATGGAGCGTAAATCCCAGAAAATAGATGTGGTAGTGGCAGCAGCTGTTGGCCTGGAGTAGGATCTGGTAGGGCTAAATTATTGGTATAAAGTTGTATATGTGTAGCGTTAGATAGTGGGGAGATTAATTTTTTCCCTTCTTTTCTGTGACATATTGTGCAATTCACACTCCGACCTGTAAAAGTCAGCAACACAGAGTCAAGTCTGCCGGAAACTCACAGGAAGATGAAGTAAACGGAAGCAGAGTCGAAGTGAAAGGATTTACGCCGCCCAAAATCGGTCCTCGTGAGATAAGGTTTAGGAGTGTCAAAATACGTGAGACTTATTCAATCGAATATAAGTTTCGTAATGTTTAGGCAATTAAaaatgtactgatataagtggacgcaCGTGGAATTCCGGCAACTGATAAATACGACTAAGTTGTATATAATCTTTACGGAAATGAAGTGTCCAAGAACAATTTCCACGTTCGCGTTTTTATTGTTATTTAGGCGTGTATTAACACCCAACTAAAAATATTACTAATTTAACTGTATAGCATCACATACTTAATTCGCATTGGAGACAGAACTTGGTTGATAGAGGTTATCTAGGTAACACTGGCTAGCtgctaacaatggctaactgtatggtttttcatactcaaatagcctccatcatggaggtgttagcgaatgcagccgtggcagaaatctgtaaactcgtagacgacgactatgcagtgtttcgtttggaaataactcaaagccagaaagaaaacagggcaTTGCGGAGGAAACTACTGGAACTGAAGGTGGCACGGGAGCGCGCAGAGAGGACAATGCGAGAGCGCGTCCTCGCCAGTCGTCCAAGTATCAAGATCCTTGACCGATACAGAGGAATAGCAAGAGGTAGGTCAGTTTTTGGATAGTATGCCATAATTCCCCTGATTACTTAGCTATCTTGCTCAAAGACAAAATATAATATTCTTGAAATTACTGCATTTCCTATTTACTCATTTAAAACAATGTGATGCATCAAACATTATACATTGATCAATAAATAGTATATCAAGAAGTTATGCAAAGTGTTAGCTTACATCCTTGCCAACTCTAGACAGTGTCAATAGTGTACAACATACCAAAAACAGTCAACAGTGTACAATATAGTGTTGACAGTAGCTAAACAAACTGCTTATTTTCCTCCAATTactctctcaggtgaaggacatctcactggaggccacaggaactttgtgaagccagcgggacacaatacattgagagatgaccaaccaatcactgttgatgaggggagtggaacctcaacccagcacATTATCGTGATCGAGGTTAGTGTAATAGTGTTGCATAAAACATTAGTTACTTTGTTGCCCCTTTATTTCAGAAAGGCTCCCCTCAGCTATTCACTTGCTTGCATGTACATTCTCATCGTAGGGGCGCTTGTAAGACTTCCGAACGACATTGTTTTCCAATTCAACTCATGTACCGGTAATAACCACCTCTCTTCTTGTGTCAGTCTGCAGAGGCTGCAGGTCCTGGGGTCAAGCAGGAGaggtctgaaggagaggaggacacaCTGCACATTAGGGACATCCAGACTGGATTGTCTGGAGCGCCCCCTGTAGCCACGGATGAACCCGACACCGCCCCAGCGCAACCCAATACCCGACGCAGCGTGACGGAGGTCAGTGGAACGCTGAACGCCGTCctcaagtcagagacagacacagagatttTAACTGTAACACACAGGCTTTTACACACAGGATCTGACCAAATGTCGGACCcagagagactggggctggggagacTGGGCTGCCCTCCTGCTCCCGCCTCAGAGTATTTACATTATGGAAACCCGAGCCCAAGGACGGTTCATTCCCATCCGGACTCAGGTGGCGCGTCAGAAACTGGTAATGATCCGTCTTGTTCTTACACTTCAGAGATGGACCCTAGCAACATTCCCTTGGATTTAGAGACacagactgatctgtctagaCGGGACTGGAACCGGTGCAGTAGAagtgtatactctgaagggtgCCTATATAAGGCAGGGGAGGGTCTGGCCGTAGATGAAGTGACTGTGAAAGTGGAGGGCGACATTCCTCCCACATGGAATGCAGATAGTCTCTTAGGAGATCGACACTCACAGGGCAGAGATTTCTTAGATTACAGGGAAAGCTTGGAGACAAATCCAAATGTCGCTACCCACTACCCTTTACACACACTCAGGGATCGCGACCCATTGTCCACGTCGATGGGGCCTTCTGATTCACATGGCAGCGTCCTCTTcgatcaggtattgaactcaaacGACAGGACTAGAGTCCAGGCTCAGAGAGGGGAAGCTACATCAGGCAATAGTAAAGATaaacggttcctctgcatgttctgtaacaaaggcttcagctgcccccagaaggtggagatccaccagagggtaCACACGggggagaaaccctacagctgtacccagtgtcacatgcgcttcACCCAGGCTGgcaacctgaagaggcaccagagggtgcACACTGgggagaaaccctatagctgtacccAGTGCCACATGCGCTTTGCCCAGGCCGGCCACTtgaagatgcacctgaaggtccacacaggagagaggccaTTCACTTGTACGCACTGCGGGAAGAGGTTTtcagagaggagctacctcaggatacaccagcagaaaaaacACTCTGCTCTATAACATAGAAAGTAACCATTCCACTCAATAGCTTCTGAGGTTTAGAATAACAGGAGTAACAGATTTCGGTGTTGAATATTCCTGGGTAGAATGTTACATCCAGACATTGGCATATATAAGCCTACAAATCTGTTACATATTGTGTTTGTACTGTGTAGGCTATATGATGTTCACAAATGCCCATTTGATTACTTCCATTAAACTACTTAATTTTTTTCCCAAAACACTTTTAATGAGAAAGTGAATGCAGTTTATCAAGTTCATGCCTAATTTTTTGTTGATGTATGTGTGGTTTACTTATGGTGTATTTAAGTTGTTTGTTTAATAAACACAAAATTTGACTTTTCATTTTAAGACTTTCATTGAGACTCTTTAGTATACATCACATCTGTATTCACCTGACAGCGCTTTATAACCATGTACTTACTAAATATAACCACACACTTACAAATAGCTACTGTACACGTCAAAATAGTTTAGTCAGGTTTGTCTGATGACTTTTGACTTATCATAGCTGACTTATATTTTCCCACAACATCACATTtatgtgcagccgtattcattgacctggccaaggctttcgaga
It contains:
- the LOC106610097 gene encoding zinc finger protein with KRAB and SCAN domains 1-like isoform X5; translation: MANCMVFHTQIASIMEVLANAAVAEICKLVDDDYAVFRLEITQSQKENRALRRKLLELKVARERAERTMRERVLASRPSIKILDRYRGIARGEGHLTGGHRNFVKPAGHNTLRDDQPITVDEGSGTSTQHIIVIESAEAAGPGVKQERSEGEEDTLHIRDIQTGLSGAPPVATDEPDTAPAQPNTRRSVTEVSGTLNAVLKSETDTEILTVTHRLLHTGSDQMSDPERLGLGRLGCPPAPASEYLHYGNPSPRTVHSHPDSGGASETGNDPSCSYTSEMDPSNIPLDLETQTDLSRRDWNRCSRSVYSEGCLYKAGEGLAVDEVTVKVEGDIPPTWNADSLLGDRHSQGRDFLDYRESLETNPNVATHYPLHTLRDRDPLSTSMGPSDSHGSVLFDQVLNSNDRTRVQAQRGEATSGNSKDKRFLCMFCNKGFSCPQKVEIHQRVHTGEKPYSCTQCHMRFTQAGNLKRHQRVHTGEKPYSCTQCHMRFAQAGHLKMHLKVHTGERPFTCTHCGKRFSERSYLRIHQQKKHSAL